The segment CGGGAGGGGGAACCTTCTTCACGTTTCCGGCGCTGCTCGCCGTCGGTGTGCCGCCGGTCACGGCGAATGCCACTTGCGCGATCTCCATCTGGCCCGGTCATGCGGCGAGCCTCCTCGGCTATCGAAAGGAATTGCGCCGTCAGGCGGGGCGGCTGACGTCGAGCGCACCGGCCTTCGTGCTGGGGGCGACCGTGGGCGCGGGGCTGCTCGCCGTGACCGGGAACGGGCTGTTTCGCCAGCTGATCCCGTGGCTGCTGCTGACAGCGACACTGCTGTTCGCGGCCGGTCCGAGACTGCGGGCCTGGATGATCGCCCGCCGGTCCGGCGAGGTGCCGCGATGGGCGGCGTTCGCCTGCGATTTCGCGGTCGCGGTCTATGGCGGCTATTTCGGCGCCGCGCTCGGCATCCTCCTGATGGCGGTCCTGACGCTCGTCGGGCTCGACGACGTGAACGAAGCGAACGCCGTCAAGAACGCCTTCGCGACGATCGTGTCGAGCCTCGCCGTGGCGACCTTCGTCGTGGTCGGCATGATCGCGTGGGGGCCGGGTGCCGCGGTGCTCGCCGGTGCGATCGCCGGTGGCTATCTCGGCGCGCGGCTCGCCCGATGGGTCAGTCCCTCGGTCCTGCGCGGCGCCGTCATCGCGGTCGGGCTCGCGCTGACCGTCATGTATCTCTAGACGCCCCGGGCAGGGGGAGCGCCGTTTCCCTCTCGCCCCTGCAAGGCCGAATATCCCCGATGCTCTACGTGCTGGCGTTCCCGAAGTTCGCTGAGACGATGGCCCGCTCCATCGATCGCTTTCGCGCACTGCACGAGCCGGAGCGGGCGCGATTGGTCGGGCCGCACGTCACGCTGGTCTTCGCCCTGTCCGAGGCGGACGCCGACGGTGTTTGCGACAGCTGCGGCAGGGCCGCCGCGCAGACGCCCCCGATGGACATCGCCTTCGATCACGTCGAGATCGGCGACGACCCCTACGAGAAGACCCACAAGATATTCATGCTCTGCTCGA is part of the Acuticoccus sediminis genome and harbors:
- a CDS encoding sulfite exporter TauE/SafE family protein; the encoded protein is MAAGIVGGACNAIAGGGTFFTFPALLAVGVPPVTANATCAISIWPGHAASLLGYRKELRRQAGRLTSSAPAFVLGATVGAGLLAVTGNGLFRQLIPWLLLTATLLFAAGPRLRAWMIARRSGEVPRWAAFACDFAVAVYGGYFGAALGILLMAVLTLVGLDDVNEANAVKNAFATIVSSLAVATFVVVGMIAWGPGAAVLAGAIAGGYLGARLARWVSPSVLRGAVIAVGLALTVMYL
- a CDS encoding 2'-5' RNA ligase family protein, which translates into the protein MLYVLAFPKFAETMARSIDRFRALHEPERARLVGPHVTLVFALSEADADGVCDSCGRAAAQTPPMDIAFDHVEIGDDPYEKTHKIFMLCSTGSGALVALHRRLYRGLHREGDAEYRPHMTIATNAARERLEHLDPASIGAFPVRAVVDAIDVVQITGGALETVRTIPFSA